The proteins below are encoded in one region of Equus przewalskii isolate Varuska chromosome 1, EquPr2, whole genome shotgun sequence:
- the PPP2R2D gene encoding serine/threonine-protein phosphatase 2A 55 kDa regulatory subunit B delta isoform isoform X3 gives MAGAGGGGCPAGGNDLQWCFSQVKGAIDEDVAEADIISTVEFNYSGDLLATGDKGGRVVIFQREQEVPVLKPMDLMVEASPRRVFANAHTYHVNSISVNSDHETYLSADDLRINLWHLEITDRSFNIVDIKPANMEELTEVITAAEFHPHQCNVFVYSSSKGTIRLCDMRSSALCDRHSKFFEEPEDPSSRSFFSEIISSISDVKFSHSGRYMMTRDYLSVKVWDLNMESRPVETHQVHEYLRSKLCSLYENDCIFDKFECCWNGSDSAVMTGSYNNFFRMFDRNARRDVTLEASRENSKPRASLKPRKVCTGGKRKKDEISVDSLDFNKKILHTAWHPTENIIAVAATNNLYIFQDKIN, from the exons CTGACATCATCTCAACTGTTGAATTTAATTACTCTGGAGATCTTCTTGCAACAGGAGACAAGGGCGGCAGAGTTGTTATTTTTCAGCGGGAACAAGAG GTCCCGGTATTGAAGCCCATGGACCTTATGGTAGAAGCAAGCCCACGGCGTGTTTTTGCAAACGCTCACACGTATCATGTAAATTCCATTTCAGTAAATAGTGACCATGAAACATATCTTTCTGCAGATGACCTGAGAATTAATCTGTGGCATTTGGAAATCACAGATAGAAGTTTTA ACATTGTGGATATTAAGCCTGCAAACATGGAAGAGCTGACGGAGGTGATCACTGCGGCCGAGTTCCACCCGCACCAGTGTAACGTGTTTGTCTACAGCAGCAGCAAAGGGACCATCCGACTGTGTGACATGCGCTCCTCGGCCCTGTGCGACAGGCACTCCAAGT tttttgaagaACCTGAAGATCCCAGCAGTAGGTCTTTCTTCTCAGAAATAATTTCCTCCATCTCCGACGTGAAATTCAGTCATAGTGGTCGGTACATGATGACCCGAGACTACCTGTCGGTGAAGGTGTGGGACCTCAACATGGAGAGCCGGCCCGTGGAGACCCACCAG GTCCATGAATACCTTCGAAGCAAGCTTTGTTCTCTGTATGAAAATGACTGCATCTTTGACAAGTTTGAGTGCTGCTGGAACGGTTCGGATAG TGCGGTCATGACTGGGTCCTACAACAACTTCTTCAGAATGTTTGATAGAAACGCACGGAGGGACGTGACGCTGGAAGCCTCGAGGGAGAACAGCAAGCCTCGAGCCAGCTTAAAGCCTCGCAAAGTATGTACAGGTGGCAAGAGAAAGAAGGATGAGATTAGTGTGGACAGTCTGGACTTCAATAAGAAGATTCTACACACGGCCTGGCACCCCACGGAGAACATTATTGCCGTGGCTGCCACCAATAATTTGTACATATTCCAGGACAAAATCAACTAA
- the PPP2R2D gene encoding serine/threonine-protein phosphatase 2A 55 kDa regulatory subunit B delta isoform isoform X1 — protein sequence MAGAGGGGCPAGGNDLQWCFSQVKGAIDEDVAEADIISTVEFNYSGDLLATGDKGGRVVIFQREQENKSRPHSRGEYNVYSTFQSHEPEFDYLKSLEIEEKINKIRWLPQQNAAHFLLSTNDKTIKLWKISERDKRAEGYNLKDEDGRLRDPFRITALRVPVLKPMDLMVEASPRRVFANAHTYHVNSISVNSDHETYLSADDLRINLWHLEITDRSFNIVDIKPANMEELTEVITAAEFHPHQCNVFVYSSSKGTIRLCDMRSSALCDRHSKFFEEPEDPSSRSFFSEIISSISDVKFSHSGRYMMTRDYLSVKVWDLNMESRPVETHQVHEYLRSKLCSLYENDCIFDKFECCWNGSDSAVMTGSYNNFFRMFDRNARRDVTLEASRENSKPRASLKPRKVCTGGKRKKDEISVDSLDFNKKILHTAWHPTENIIAVAATNNLYIFQDKIN from the exons CTGACATCATCTCAACTGTTGAATTTAATTACTCTGGAGATCTTCTTGCAACAGGAGACAAGGGCGGCAGAGTTGTTATTTTTCAGCGGGAACAAGAG AATAAAAGCCGCCCTCATTCTAGGGGAGAATATAATGTTTACAGTACCTTTCAAAGTCATGAACCAGAGTTTGACTATTTGAAAAGTCtagaaattgaggaaaaaattaataaaattaggtgGTTACCACAACAGAATGCTGCTCATTTTCTACTCTCTACAAATg ataaaactATTAAGTTATGGAAAATAAGTGAACGGGATAAAAGAGCAGAAGGTTATAACTTGAAAGATGAAGATGGACGACTTCGAGATCCGTTTAGAATTACAGCACTACGg GTCCCGGTATTGAAGCCCATGGACCTTATGGTAGAAGCAAGCCCACGGCGTGTTTTTGCAAACGCTCACACGTATCATGTAAATTCCATTTCAGTAAATAGTGACCATGAAACATATCTTTCTGCAGATGACCTGAGAATTAATCTGTGGCATTTGGAAATCACAGATAGAAGTTTTA ACATTGTGGATATTAAGCCTGCAAACATGGAAGAGCTGACGGAGGTGATCACTGCGGCCGAGTTCCACCCGCACCAGTGTAACGTGTTTGTCTACAGCAGCAGCAAAGGGACCATCCGACTGTGTGACATGCGCTCCTCGGCCCTGTGCGACAGGCACTCCAAGT tttttgaagaACCTGAAGATCCCAGCAGTAGGTCTTTCTTCTCAGAAATAATTTCCTCCATCTCCGACGTGAAATTCAGTCATAGTGGTCGGTACATGATGACCCGAGACTACCTGTCGGTGAAGGTGTGGGACCTCAACATGGAGAGCCGGCCCGTGGAGACCCACCAG GTCCATGAATACCTTCGAAGCAAGCTTTGTTCTCTGTATGAAAATGACTGCATCTTTGACAAGTTTGAGTGCTGCTGGAACGGTTCGGATAG TGCGGTCATGACTGGGTCCTACAACAACTTCTTCAGAATGTTTGATAGAAACGCACGGAGGGACGTGACGCTGGAAGCCTCGAGGGAGAACAGCAAGCCTCGAGCCAGCTTAAAGCCTCGCAAAGTATGTACAGGTGGCAAGAGAAAGAAGGATGAGATTAGTGTGGACAGTCTGGACTTCAATAAGAAGATTCTACACACGGCCTGGCACCCCACGGAGAACATTATTGCCGTGGCTGCCACCAATAATTTGTACATATTCCAGGACAAAATCAACTAA
- the PPP2R2D gene encoding serine/threonine-protein phosphatase 2A 55 kDa regulatory subunit B delta isoform isoform X4, with the protein MDLMVEASPRRVFANAHTYHVNSISVNSDHETYLSADDLRINLWHLEITDRSFNIVDIKPANMEELTEVITAAEFHPHQCNVFVYSSSKGTIRLCDMRSSALCDRHSKFFEEPEDPSSRSFFSEIISSISDVKFSHSGRYMMTRDYLSVKVWDLNMESRPVETHQVHEYLRSKLCSLYENDCIFDKFECCWNGSDSAVMTGSYNNFFRMFDRNARRDVTLEASRENSKPRASLKPRKVCTGGKRKKDEISVDSLDFNKKILHTAWHPTENIIAVAATNNLYIFQDKIN; encoded by the exons ATGGACCTTATGGTAGAAGCAAGCCCACGGCGTGTTTTTGCAAACGCTCACACGTATCATGTAAATTCCATTTCAGTAAATAGTGACCATGAAACATATCTTTCTGCAGATGACCTGAGAATTAATCTGTGGCATTTGGAAATCACAGATAGAAGTTTTA ACATTGTGGATATTAAGCCTGCAAACATGGAAGAGCTGACGGAGGTGATCACTGCGGCCGAGTTCCACCCGCACCAGTGTAACGTGTTTGTCTACAGCAGCAGCAAAGGGACCATCCGACTGTGTGACATGCGCTCCTCGGCCCTGTGCGACAGGCACTCCAAGT tttttgaagaACCTGAAGATCCCAGCAGTAGGTCTTTCTTCTCAGAAATAATTTCCTCCATCTCCGACGTGAAATTCAGTCATAGTGGTCGGTACATGATGACCCGAGACTACCTGTCGGTGAAGGTGTGGGACCTCAACATGGAGAGCCGGCCCGTGGAGACCCACCAG GTCCATGAATACCTTCGAAGCAAGCTTTGTTCTCTGTATGAAAATGACTGCATCTTTGACAAGTTTGAGTGCTGCTGGAACGGTTCGGATAG TGCGGTCATGACTGGGTCCTACAACAACTTCTTCAGAATGTTTGATAGAAACGCACGGAGGGACGTGACGCTGGAAGCCTCGAGGGAGAACAGCAAGCCTCGAGCCAGCTTAAAGCCTCGCAAAGTATGTACAGGTGGCAAGAGAAAGAAGGATGAGATTAGTGTGGACAGTCTGGACTTCAATAAGAAGATTCTACACACGGCCTGGCACCCCACGGAGAACATTATTGCCGTGGCTGCCACCAATAATTTGTACATATTCCAGGACAAAATCAACTAA
- the PPP2R2D gene encoding serine/threonine-protein phosphatase 2A 55 kDa regulatory subunit B delta isoform isoform X2: MAGAGGGGCPAGGNDLQWCFSQVKGAIDEDVAEADIISTVEFNYSGDLLATGDKGGRVVIFQREQENKSRPHSRGEYNVYSTFQSHEPEFDYLKSLEIEEKINKIRWLPQQNAAHFLLSTNDKTIKLWKISERDKRAEGYNLKDEDGRLRDPFRITALRVPVLKPMDLMVEASPRRVFANAHTYHVNSISVNSDHETYLSADDLRINLWHLEITDRSFNIVDIKPANMEELTEVITAAEFHPHQCNVFVYSSSKGTIRLCDMRSSALCDRHSKFFEEPEDPSSRSFFSEIISSISDVKFSHSGRYMMTRDYLSVKVWDLNMESRPVETHQVHEYLRSKLCSLYENDCIFDKFECCWNGSDSVR; encoded by the exons CTGACATCATCTCAACTGTTGAATTTAATTACTCTGGAGATCTTCTTGCAACAGGAGACAAGGGCGGCAGAGTTGTTATTTTTCAGCGGGAACAAGAG AATAAAAGCCGCCCTCATTCTAGGGGAGAATATAATGTTTACAGTACCTTTCAAAGTCATGAACCAGAGTTTGACTATTTGAAAAGTCtagaaattgaggaaaaaattaataaaattaggtgGTTACCACAACAGAATGCTGCTCATTTTCTACTCTCTACAAATg ataaaactATTAAGTTATGGAAAATAAGTGAACGGGATAAAAGAGCAGAAGGTTATAACTTGAAAGATGAAGATGGACGACTTCGAGATCCGTTTAGAATTACAGCACTACGg GTCCCGGTATTGAAGCCCATGGACCTTATGGTAGAAGCAAGCCCACGGCGTGTTTTTGCAAACGCTCACACGTATCATGTAAATTCCATTTCAGTAAATAGTGACCATGAAACATATCTTTCTGCAGATGACCTGAGAATTAATCTGTGGCATTTGGAAATCACAGATAGAAGTTTTA ACATTGTGGATATTAAGCCTGCAAACATGGAAGAGCTGACGGAGGTGATCACTGCGGCCGAGTTCCACCCGCACCAGTGTAACGTGTTTGTCTACAGCAGCAGCAAAGGGACCATCCGACTGTGTGACATGCGCTCCTCGGCCCTGTGCGACAGGCACTCCAAGT tttttgaagaACCTGAAGATCCCAGCAGTAGGTCTTTCTTCTCAGAAATAATTTCCTCCATCTCCGACGTGAAATTCAGTCATAGTGGTCGGTACATGATGACCCGAGACTACCTGTCGGTGAAGGTGTGGGACCTCAACATGGAGAGCCGGCCCGTGGAGACCCACCAG GTCCATGAATACCTTCGAAGCAAGCTTTGTTCTCTGTATGAAAATGACTGCATCTTTGACAAGTTTGAGTGCTGCTGGAACGGTTCGGATAG TGTTCGCTGA